The following proteins are co-located in the Clostridiales bacterium genome:
- a CDS encoding dihydrofolate reductase: protein MTKNRTPRRVILDLAVTLDGFIEGKNGEVDWCIMEPDMSFPDFLNQIDTILYGRKSYDLWGQYIPKDEDPAAEKEIWNLVHSKKKYVFSRTSKESDQKATYIKDNIQEAVDQIKSEPGTDIWLYGGASLITTFINLRLVDEFRLSIHPVVLGEGTPLFTDLKQRLNLKLVDTKVFSSGVVQVIYHWNEHS from the coding sequence ATGACGAAGAACAGAACACCTAGAAGAGTCATTTTAGATTTGGCAGTTACTTTAGATGGCTTTATTGAAGGAAAAAACGGCGAGGTTGATTGGTGCATTATGGAGCCAGATATGAGCTTTCCTGATTTTTTAAATCAAATTGACACGATCCTATATGGCAGAAAAAGTTATGATCTATGGGGACAATATATCCCAAAGGATGAGGATCCTGCCGCTGAAAAGGAAATTTGGAATCTGGTTCACAGTAAAAAGAAATATGTATTCTCCCGAACATCAAAAGAGTCCGATCAGAAAGCAACGTATATCAAAGATAATATTCAAGAAGCAGTAGATCAAATCAAGAGCGAACCTGGCACAGATATATGGCTGTATGGCGGCGCAAGCCTCATTACAACATTCATCAATCTTAGACTTGTGGATGAGTTCAGACTATCGATTCACCCTGTTGTTCTGGGAGAAGGCACTCCGTTATTTACGGATTTAAAACAGCGGCTCAATTTAAAGCTGGTTGATACAAAAGTCTTCTCCTCTGGGGTGGTACAAGTAATCTATCATTGGAACGAACATTCATAG